The genomic DNA ACGGGACGAAACGCGAACCGCTCAGTCTCGGCGACCACTACCACCGAGGCCGAATCAGCATCGAAAGCAGCCAAGTCAGCACCATCGACCCGTCGCTTCGGGGGCGGTGGGACCGCACCCGCCGCCGAAAGACCGCTTGGCGTCGGCTCCAGTCGCTTGACCTTGGGCCGCTTATCACCCACCGCGTCGATGTGGCCGAGGCCGGCTCCGCGTACCGACAGCTGACCGAACACCCCAACGAGACGCTACAGGTCTTGCTTACCTACTGATGTTCACTGTCACCGTCACCGAAACGTTCGTCGCACAGCATTTCCTGACGCTCCCGGACCCGCCTGCCGACGAGGCGACGCTTCACTCCCATACTTTCGAGGCGGAGGTCACCTTCCGCGGGCCCGAACTCGGACCGCACGGCTATCTGCTGGACATCGACGCCGCCCGCGAGGCGTTGTCAGCAGCCGCTGAGACGTACCGCGACGAGACGCTGAACGACCATCTCGACGGCAACCCCAGCGTCGAGCGGCTGGCGGTCGCTCTCTTTGCGGACCTCTCGTCGCTCGAAGCGCCCGCCGTGACGGAGTTGACAGTCGCCATCAGCGAGGACGACACTGCCGTCGCGAGCTACACCGCAGCCGTCGACTGATGCACGTTGGACTCGTCGTCGCCGGCGACATCGACAGCGGCTCCGGCGGCTTCTACTACGACCGGCGGCTCCGCGAGCGGCTGTCCGCACGCGGCCACGACGTGACCGTCGTTTCCGTGCCGCGTGGCTCCTACGGCCGCCAGCTGCTTGCCGCCCTCTCGCCGCGGCGTCTCGACCTTCGCGGCCGATTCGATGTCGTCGTCGAGGACGGACTGGCACAGCCGGCGCTGTTGGCTGTTAACCGAGTGCTTCGTGTGCCAACCGTCGCAGTCGTCCACATGCTCCGGTCACAGGCGGCGTCGACGGCACCGCTGGCGGTCCGTGTCGCCGAGCGGTCGTTCCTCCGGAGCTGTGATGCCGCCATCTACAACAGCGCCGCGACAAAACAGGCGGGGACACGGCTCGCGTCACCGCCGCATACGGCCGTCATCCCGCCCGGCCGGGACCGCTTCGACCTGCCGCGGCCCAGCCGCTCGTCCGTCCGACAGCGAGCCGGTGAGGGACCGCTTTCGGTCGTCTTTCTCGGCAACGTCGTCGAACGAAAGGGCCTCGATACGCTCTTGGAGGGCCTGGCGGCGCTTGACGCCGACTGGCGGCTGACCGTCGTCGGCGACACGACTGTCGACCCTGCGTATACGGCGTCGACCCGGAAACTGGCCCGACGGCTCGCCATCGACGACCGCGTGACGTATGCCGGCCGGCTTCCCGACGCGGAGGTTGCAGCCCACCTCCGTCGTGGGCACGCTCTCGCCGTTCCGTCGCGATACGAGCCGTTCGGGATGGCGTATCTGGAGGCGATGGGCTACGGCTGCGTCCCGATAGCGACGACCAACGGCGGCCCAGCCGAGTTCATCCGTGACGGCGAGACTGGCTGTCTGGTCCCGCCGGAATCGCCGGCCGCCATCACTGACCGATTGGCCGAACTCGCGGACCGCGAGACGCTTGCTGCGATTTCGACAGCGGCGCTTTCGGCCTTTGAGCAACACCCGACATGGGAAGTGACGCTCGACGACGCCGTCGATTTCTTGGAGGCACAATGTCAGACCACGTGAGCTATCTGGAGGCCAAACGCCCGCTTGATGACCGTTCGCTGGACCGGGATGTACTGTCGGCGTTCGTCGACGCGCTGCCGGCCTCCCCGACGGTGCTCGAAGCCGGCTGCGGCACCGCGACGATGCCGGAACGGCTTTTCGAGTGGGGGCTCCTCGACGCCGGGACGTGGGTCGCCGTCGATAGCCACGCGGCCGCCGTCACGGCCGGCCGTGACCGCCTCGCCGGTCGGCCGGACGCAACGCGAAACGGCGACACGGTGTCGCTCGGAGACCTCACAGTCGAGTTCGTCGTCGCTGATGTCTTCGAGCACATCGGTGGTAGCCGCCGACGCTTCGATGCCGTTGTCGGAAACGCGTTTTTCGATATCGTCGACATCGAGCGGGCGCTTTCGACGTTCCGCCCCTGTACAGACCTCGTGTACGCGCCGATAACGTACAACGGCGAAACGACCGTCGCACCACCGATGGAGCCCGACGAACAGGTGTTCGCCCGGTACGAAGAGCACATGCGGAGCTACCGCCCCGGGCATCCGGAAGCGGCCCGACGCCTGCGGGCGGCGCTCGCGGAGCCGCTTGCCGACGCCGCCTCTCCGTGGCGAATTGAGCCGCCGTACACGGCGGCAGAACGGACTGTTCTCCGGCATCTCATCGAGACGATTCGGACCGCAGTCGGCGAGACGGGCCTCGATGCCGACGCGTGGGCGCGACAGCGGCGGGCACAGGTTGCCGACGGGCGGCTTAGATACGAGGCGGCAAACCGGGACGTTCTCGGGCGCATCTAGCCGCTCCCGAGGGCTTTACAGAATTGCAAGGCGAATGCCACGGGGCTTGACCCCGAGGCACTTCACCGACCGACCCACTTCAGCACGAGCAGCGTCGCCTCGAAGAGCCCGATCATCGTCAGCGCGACGAGGAACGGGGCCATGCCGGTCGGGTCGGGACTGAAGAGGAAGGCAACCCCAAGGAAGCCACCCCAGAAGTAGAGCCGCTTTTCTGCCAACCACGCTCGGGTGGTAAGCCCCATCATAATCGCCAGCATGACGAACAGCGGAATCTGAAACACCGCCGCGAAAAGCCCCATCATCAGGACGATGAGGTCGAACGTCTCAGTCAGCCCGAAGGCGATGACGGCGGCGTCCTGCGAGTAGGTGAGGAAATACGTGAAGATGGCCGGTAGAATGAGAAAGTACGCAAAGAGGACGCCGAAGATTCCGAGCACGAGACTCGCTGGCACCGAGGCGAGATAGTAGCGACGCTCCTGCGGATAGAGCCCCGGGCGCATGAACAGGTACGTCTGATAGACGAAGACGGGAAGCCCGATAACAAACCCAGCAAGCGTCGCCACTTTTAACCGCGCGAGAATGAGCCCCAGCGGGTGATACACCCGCGGCCGGGCGATGTCGCCGCCGGGAAGCACCGAATACCACAGGAAGTCGATAATGTAGGCCGCAAACGGGAACACGACGCCCGCGACGACCGCCACGGCGACGAGAACGACGCCGAGCCGGTAGACCATCTCCTCGATGTGGTCCGCCAGCGGCATCTCCTCGTCGCTTTCGGGGCCGTCGCCGACGACACCCTCGTCGGCGTCGTAGCTCCCGTCGGCGGTCTCTACCATAGGCTCCGGTCGGTTCCCGCCGCTTGTAAGCCTTCTCTCTCGACCATTGCTGTCGACAGCCGACAAAGCAACCCCCGACGCCGTCTCGTACCGAACGGAAAAGGTTGATAACTGCGAGTAGACTACGGGGCACCGTGTCTAGCGCTGTAGACGATGATGTCGCCCGCACGGTCGCGCAGGGCCGTGCCTCGCTCGGCGTTCTTCTGCGGAACGCACAGAAGCATCTGCAGAAGGTCTTTATCGTCTTTCTGCTCGGCTTTCTGGGGACGTTCATGGCCCTGCGGCTCTATATTTGGGATATTCTCAAGCGGGACCTGAACGCCCATCCGGACATCGTCGTCGTTGCCATCACGCCGTTTGAGGTTATTCTCTTGCAGGCGAAAATCGGACTGGCGGCTGGGGTTATCATTATGCTGCCGGCGCTTGCCTACTTCAGCCGCAACTCGCTGAAGGCGAGAGGCTACTGGCCGCAGAACATCCCCCGATGGAAAGCCGTCTCCTTCGTCATCGCCAGCGCCACGCTCTTTGTCGGCGGTATCGCATACGCCTACTACCTCTTTTTCCCCATCATGTTCTCGTTCCTCGCCGGCAACGCGGTCAACGCCGGCTTCCAGCCCACGTACTCGATTTCGATGTGGGCGCAGTTCATCTTCCTGTTGGCGTTTTCCTTTGGGCTGGCAGCACAACTCCCGCTCTTCATGGGGACGCTTTCGTACAGCGAAATCGTCCGCTATGAGACCTTCCGGGATAAGTGGAAATACGCCGTTATCGGTATCTTCGCTTTCGGGGCGCTGTTTTCGCCACCGGACCCCTTCACCCAAATCATGTGGGGTGTTCCGCTCGTCACACTGTACGGCGTCTCGCTGTATATCTCAAAAATCGTCGTTACGGCCAAGCGGTCCAGCGATGCCATCGACCTCAAGGGGACCGCCAGAGCCCGCTGGAATATCCTCGCCGGGCTGTTCGTCGTCGGCGCGGCGGCCGTCTACGCCTTCTACACCTACGGCGGCTACCTTGCGGTCAATGACGCCCTCGCCGCTGTCGATTCGAGCTATCGGTTCCTGCCGCCCGGCGAGGGCTACGGCATCGCCGAGACGATCTATCTTGGTATCGCTGGCGCTATCTACGGCGCTGTCTTTGCGGCCGCAGGATTCGGCTACCTCGTCTACAGCGGCCTGCAGTCGACCGACGACGGCTACGCGCTCATCGCTGACGACCCCGAGGATATCGACCTGCAGGAACTGGACGCCGCGAGCATCCGTGCGGCTCCCGACGCCGTCTTCGAGGACCTCGACGAGGACCGCGCCGTCGCACTAGCCGGACAGGCCATGGAAGCCGACGAGCACGGGCGCGCGCAGGCTATCCTCGACCGCTTCGACCAAGCGCAGGAAGCCGCCGAGGCGTCGGACGCGGACGCCGACCGGGACGTTGACGACGACGCTGCCGACGATGCCGCTGGCGATGGTGCCGCTACTGCCGCCGCTGCCGGCGACGAGGCGGAGAGCAGTTTCCTCGCCAGCCGAGGCGCTGGTGTCCTTGATGCGTTCAGCGAAGACGACATCGACGAAGACGATGTCGGCGGCTACGCCTACGATATCGCTTTCGTCGTCGACAGCATCACCTCGAAGTCATTCTACCTGTTCGGCGTCTTCGCGGGCATCATGGCTGCGACGTTCTTCCTCCTCTACCGCGGGGGAATCGGCGTCCTCCACGAACAGTTCGTCAGCCGGATGCCATCACAGTTCACTGCCGAACAGGTCTCTATCGTTACGCTCCATCCGGTCGAGGCGCTCATCTTCATGGTGAAAGTCTCAGTCGTCCTCGGCGTTGCCGCCGTGTTGCCGTTGTTGCTGTACTTCGCATGGCCGTCGCTGAAGACACGGGGCCTCGCCCGCGGCGACCGGCGGGTACTGCTGGTGTGGGGCGGCACGCTCGTGACCGCGCTCGGCATCGGTAGCTATCTCGGCTTCTTCCATGTCGCTCCGGCGGTCATCTCGTGGCTCGCTGCTGATGTCCTCACGGCGGGCCGAGAGGGGATGGTCATCGCCTACCGTATCAACAACTACGGCTGGATGGTGTTCTTCCTGACTGTCGGTATCGGTATCCTCGCGATGATTCCGGCCACGATGCTGCTGTTCTACCGGGGCGGCATCGTGCCCTACCTGACGATGCGAACCCGCTGGCGGGAGTTCGTCGTCCTCGTGTTCGGGCTCGCGGCCGTCTTCTCGCCGCGCGGCATCTTCACGATGTTCCTGCTTGGTATCCCCGTCGTCTTCGCCTACGGGGTCGGGCTCGGACTGCTGTGGATGCTCACGCTCGACGGTCGGCGGGAGCGGCGACAGGTAGAACCCGCCGACTGACCGGTGCCACGCCGAACAGTTTCACAGAGACCAGCAGCGCGTCGCTTCGAAGCGGTTTTATTATTCCTCGGGTATTCCTCAGGTATGCCCAAGATAAGCGTCGAAATCCCACAGGAGCTGCTTGCGGACCTTGACGAACACGTCGGCGACGACGGCAAGTTCGTCAACCGAAGCGACGCCGTCCGTGCCTCTATCCGGAAAACGCTCGACATGCTCGACGAGATCGACGCTCGACACGACCGGCTCGATGAGAACGATGAGTGATACCGCCCGTCGCCCGTCCCCGCCGGCGGGCGCAGTCTTCCTTGCGGCCGTCTTCGTCGCCTCGCTGGCGACCGCCCAGCTCACCGCCGCGAAGGTACTGTCGTTCGACCTGCCGTTTGCGCTGCCGCTTGCGGGCGCTGAGTTGGCGCTTCCCGGCGCGGCGCTGGCGTATGCACTGACGTTTCTGGCCTCCGACTGCTACACCGAGCTCTACGGCAAACGCGCCGCGCAGGTACTCGTCAACGTCGCGTTCGCGATGAACTTCCTCGTGCTCGCGTTGGTCTGGAGTACGATTCTCGCTCCGGCGGCCCCCTCCAGCATCGACCCCGAATCCTTCGAGCTGGTTTTGGGCGCGTCGACGAACATCGTCGCCGGGAGCCTGCTGGCCTATGTGGTCAGCCAGAACTACGACGTCGTCGTCTTCCATCGCCTCGGCGAGCTGACCGACGGCGACCACCTGTGGCTCCGTAACATCGCCTCGACGGGGACGAGCCAGTTGCTAGACACCGTCATCTTCGTCAGCATCGCCTTCTGGGTCTTCCCCCAATACGTCGGCCTCGGTCCCGAACTCCCGGCTGCCGCCGTCGTCTCGCTGATGGTCGGCCAGTACCTCCTGAAACTGCTCATCGCTGTCGTCGATACGCCGTTTGTCTACCTCATCACGGGCGCGGTGCGGCGCTACACCGACCCGGCGCCGTCACCGGCGCGGTGACTGCAGTGTTCCGCCGACGATAGCCTTTCGGCCCCCTCGCCCCAAGCGCGTGTATGTTCACCGGAATCGTCGAGGCGACCGGCGACGTCGCCGCCGTCGAAGACACCGACGAGGGCCGCAGAATCCGCGTTACCGCCCCGTTCTGTGACGAACTCGAACACGGCCAAAGCGTCGCCATAAGCGGCGCGTGTCTGACCGTCGAAGCGTGGGACGACGAGAGCTTCGAGTTATTTCTCTCCGAAGAGACGCTCGAAAAGACCTATCTCGACGAGGTGGCGGTCGGCGACCCGGTTAATCTCGAACGCGCGCTGCCCGCCGACGGCCGCTTCGACGGCCACTTCGTGCAGGGCCACGTCGACGGCGTCGCCGAGGTGACCGCCATCGAAGGGACCGACGGCGACGACTGGACGTTCGGCTTCTCGCTGCCGTCGTCGCTTGCTCCGTACGTCGTCGACAAAGGCTCGATAGCCGTCGACGGCATCTCGTTGACCGTCGCCGAACTGCGAGCGGAC from Natronomonas pharaonis DSM 2160 includes the following:
- a CDS encoding 6-pyruvoyl trahydropterin synthase family protein, producing the protein MFTVTVTETFVAQHFLTLPDPPADEATLHSHTFEAEVTFRGPELGPHGYLLDIDAAREALSAAAETYRDETLNDHLDGNPSVERLAVALFADLSSLEAPAVTELTVAISEDDTAVASYTAAVD
- a CDS encoding glycosyltransferase family 4 protein, whose protein sequence is MHVGLVVAGDIDSGSGGFYYDRRLRERLSARGHDVTVVSVPRGSYGRQLLAALSPRRLDLRGRFDVVVEDGLAQPALLAVNRVLRVPTVAVVHMLRSQAASTAPLAVRVAERSFLRSCDAAIYNSAATKQAGTRLASPPHTAVIPPGRDRFDLPRPSRSSVRQRAGEGPLSVVFLGNVVERKGLDTLLEGLAALDADWRLTVVGDTTVDPAYTASTRKLARRLAIDDRVTYAGRLPDAEVAAHLRRGHALAVPSRYEPFGMAYLEAMGYGCVPIATTNGGPAEFIRDGETGCLVPPESPAAITDRLAELADRETLAAISTAALSAFEQHPTWEVTLDDAVDFLEAQCQTT
- a CDS encoding class I SAM-dependent methyltransferase — its product is MSDHVSYLEAKRPLDDRSLDRDVLSAFVDALPASPTVLEAGCGTATMPERLFEWGLLDAGTWVAVDSHAAAVTAGRDRLAGRPDATRNGDTVSLGDLTVEFVVADVFEHIGGSRRRFDAVVGNAFFDIVDIERALSTFRPCTDLVYAPITYNGETTVAPPMEPDEQVFARYEEHMRSYRPGHPEAARRLRAALAEPLADAASPWRIEPPYTAAERTVLRHLIETIRTAVGETGLDADAWARQRRAQVADGRLRYEAANRDVLGRI
- the tatC gene encoding twin-arginine translocase subunit TatC, yielding MVETADGSYDADEGVVGDGPESDEEMPLADHIEEMVYRLGVVLVAVAVVAGVVFPFAAYIIDFLWYSVLPGGDIARPRVYHPLGLILARLKVATLAGFVIGLPVFVYQTYLFMRPGLYPQERRYYLASVPASLVLGIFGVLFAYFLILPAIFTYFLTYSQDAAVIAFGLTETFDLIVLMMGLFAAVFQIPLFVMLAIMMGLTTRAWLAEKRLYFWGGFLGVAFLFSPDPTGMAPFLVALTMIGLFEATLLVLKWVGR
- the tatC gene encoding twin-arginine translocase subunit TatC, with translation MSSAVDDDVARTVAQGRASLGVLLRNAQKHLQKVFIVFLLGFLGTFMALRLYIWDILKRDLNAHPDIVVVAITPFEVILLQAKIGLAAGVIIMLPALAYFSRNSLKARGYWPQNIPRWKAVSFVIASATLFVGGIAYAYYLFFPIMFSFLAGNAVNAGFQPTYSISMWAQFIFLLAFSFGLAAQLPLFMGTLSYSEIVRYETFRDKWKYAVIGIFAFGALFSPPDPFTQIMWGVPLVTLYGVSLYISKIVVTAKRSSDAIDLKGTARARWNILAGLFVVGAAAVYAFYTYGGYLAVNDALAAVDSSYRFLPPGEGYGIAETIYLGIAGAIYGAVFAAAGFGYLVYSGLQSTDDGYALIADDPEDIDLQELDAASIRAAPDAVFEDLDEDRAVALAGQAMEADEHGRAQAILDRFDQAQEAAEASDADADRDVDDDAADDAAGDGAATAAAAGDEAESSFLASRGAGVLDAFSEDDIDEDDVGGYAYDIAFVVDSITSKSFYLFGVFAGIMAATFFLLYRGGIGVLHEQFVSRMPSQFTAEQVSIVTLHPVEALIFMVKVSVVLGVAAVLPLLLYFAWPSLKTRGLARGDRRVLLVWGGTLVTALGIGSYLGFFHVAPAVISWLAADVLTAGREGMVIAYRINNYGWMVFFLTVGIGILAMIPATMLLFYRGGIVPYLTMRTRWREFVVLVFGLAAVFSPRGIFTMFLLGIPVVFAYGVGLGLLWMLTLDGRRERRQVEPAD
- a CDS encoding ribbon-helix-helix domain-containing protein, with translation MPKISVEIPQELLADLDEHVGDDGKFVNRSDAVRASIRKTLDMLDEIDARHDRLDENDE
- a CDS encoding queuosine precursor transporter, producing the protein MSDTARRPSPPAGAVFLAAVFVASLATAQLTAAKVLSFDLPFALPLAGAELALPGAALAYALTFLASDCYTELYGKRAAQVLVNVAFAMNFLVLALVWSTILAPAAPSSIDPESFELVLGASTNIVAGSLLAYVVSQNYDVVVFHRLGELTDGDHLWLRNIASTGTSQLLDTVIFVSIAFWVFPQYVGLGPELPAAAVVSLMVGQYLLKLLIAVVDTPFVYLITGAVRRYTDPAPSPAR
- a CDS encoding riboflavin synthase, whose product is MFTGIVEATGDVAAVEDTDEGRRIRVTAPFCDELEHGQSVAISGACLTVEAWDDESFELFLSEETLEKTYLDEVAVGDPVNLERALPADGRFDGHFVQGHVDGVAEVTAIEGTDGDDWTFGFSLPSSLAPYVVDKGSIAVDGISLTVAELRADDFSVAVIPATYELTTLSSKSVGDPVHIEVDVVAKYVERLTEGYR